TAACGTTTATGTGGAAAAAGGTAAGAATTATGTACGTATGCATGGCGCTGTTTCTTTAGGTGACGGTGGTGCTCTGCATGATGTAATCAATATGTACAGAAAATATGGTGCAGTTCCACAAGTAAACTATACAGGCTTAAACTACGGTACTAAAATCAATAAACTAGGTGAAATGGGTGCAATTACTACAGGCATATTAGAAGCTGTAGTTAAAAACAAAACATTAACACCAAACTGGGAAAAAGCTTATACAGGAGCAATCGACGCTTATTTAGGCCAGGTTCCTGAAAAATTCGACTACAAAGGTAAAAGCTATACTCCACAAACTTTTGCAAAACAGGTAGTAGGTCTTAATCCTGATGACTATGTAGAATTGTCTTCATTTAACGATCATCCGTTTTACAGCAAATTCACTTTGCTGGTACAGGATAACTGGTCATTTGATCAGGTTTACAACGTTAAAGTAAACGAAATCACTGATATCATTGACAATGCATTGAAAAACGGTTACTCTGTAGCCTGGGCAACTGATGTGAGCGAGAAATCTTTCTCTTACAAAAATGGTGTGGCTTATATCCCTGCTAAACCATATGATGAAATGAATGAGCAGGAGAAAGCGACAATGTTCAGTGAGCCAAAACCAGAAATGGAAATCACTCAGGAAAACCGTCAGTTAGCTTTTGATAACTATGAAACTACGGATGATCACGGTATGCATATCGTTGGATTAGCTAAAGATCAGAATGGCAGAGAATACTATATTGTTAAAAATTCATGGGGTGTAACCAATGACTACAAAGGTTATTTGTATGTAACCAAGAATTATGTAAAATATAAAACTACTGCTTTCTTGCTGAACAAAGGCGGTATACCAGCAGCTATCAGAAAAAACCTGGGTATTTAATCCATTATATCAATACATAAAAAGAGGGTTAAAAGTATCATATGATATTTTTAACCCTCTTTTTATGCCTTTATAATAATACGCGTTCCCTGCACTCCCGCAATTACTGCCTTAGAAGCCATCCCATAAAACAGCGAATGCTCTACCACGCCCGGGATCATTTTTATCGCAATATTCAGCGTACTTAATTTCGGTAATTCAGTAAAATGAATATCTGCCAGTAAATTACCATTGTCAGAAATCAGTGCACCATCTTTTTGATTGCTCATTCTTAATTTCACCACTGAATCCGGATAAACTGACTGAATATGTCCCAGAACAACCGGTAATGCTTCCTGTAAAATTTCTATAACCAAAGGATAAGTATGATCCAGTTTAGTTACCATTTTCCCCTCATCCCCGATTAAAATAAATGCAGAAGCCATGGAGGCCAGAATCTTTTCACTGGTATGGATCCCACCTCCGCTTTTCAATGCATTTAAATCTGAATCCAGCTGATCGCAACCATCAAAGTAAATATCCAGTTTTGATAACACACTGGAATATACCACTTTTAAGCCTTTTTCAAGGAGATAGGAGCGCGTTTTAAAAGAAGAGGACACAAAGGTTAAGGATTCAGCAAACTCTTTCCTGGCGCTGATTAAATTCACTAAATGTACAATTGTACTTCCAGCACCTAAACCAATTATTTGTCCTTCTTTTATAAAATCCAGTGAAGCTTTAGCAGCTTCCAGTTTGTAATCAATCATCTGAACCAAATTAGTATCCGGGCTAAATTTAATATATTTATCCATGCAAAAACCTATAAAAACAGGCATATTATCCTTTGGAATGTCTGGAAAGTTATTTCACGCCCCATTTGTAGCTGCACATCCCGGATTTGATTTGTATGCAGTAGTAGAAAGATCAGAAAAAACAGCACAGCTTCGTTTTCCGGAACTTAAAAGCTATGACTCTGTAGATGAACTTATTGCAGACCCGGAGATAGAACTGGTCATTATCAATACCCCAAATTATACGCACTTTGAATTTGCACAAAAAGCACTTCGCGCTGGTAAACATGTTTTGGTAGAAAAACCATTTACAGTAACCGTTGAAGAAGCTGAATTACTCTTTCAAGAAGCAAAAGAACATAACCTTCATATCCTTCCCTACCAGAACCGTCGCTATGACAGTGATTTTTTAGCTGCAAAAGAGATCGTAGACAGTAAAAAGCTGGGACAAATCGTAGAAGCGCATATCCGCTATGACCGATACCGGTATACTATCGGGCCTAAAGTATTTAAAGAAACACCAATGCCAGGCAGTGGTTTATTATATGATCTCGGCCCCCATTTACTGGATATGGTATTTGCGTTATTTGGTGAACCATTAAGCTGGACTAAAACACTGGGCTATTACCGTCCGGGAACACAGGTAGACGACTATGCTTACCTGCATTTAAAATATCCGGAAAACCTCCAGGTATTTATTACCATGAGTATGCTGGTTGTAGAACAACAGCCCGCATTTGTGATCAACGGAACCAAAGGTTCTTATTTCAAACATCGTTCAGATATACAGGAAACACAGCTATTAAAAAATATGAACCCCGATGATCCATTATATGGAATTGAATTACCAGGAAAAGAAGGCATTTTGAGTACAATTGATGCAGGTGGACAAATCACAAAAACCAGCATACCCCCAGGTAAAGCTTCGTACCTGAATTTATTCGAGGCTGTTTATCAGACTATAAGAGCAAATAAACCTTATCCTGTACAGCAAGAACAGATTATCCGTCAAATTACGATACTGGAAAGCAAATAACTATGAAAGGGCCGTATTTTTAAAAAACACGGCCCTTTTACCAGAAATTTCAAAACTTATTTAATAATTGCTGTAGGTTTTTTATGTTCATCAATCGCTACAAAAGAGAACTCACCAGTAACCGCTTTTTCACGATCCTCACAATACATCTGCTCTACATAGATTTCTACCTTTACTTTCATACTGGTATTTCCAATATGGCTTACCGTACCTACCAGTTCAACAATTGTTCCGGCAGGAATAGGCATTTTAAAATCTATTCTGTCACTGCTCACAGTAACCATTCTCTGGCGGCTAAATCTTGTAGCAGTGATAAACGCTACTTCGTCCATCATATGCATGGCTGTCCCGCCAAATAAAGTATCATAATGATTGGTAGTATTAGGAAATACGGCTTTAAAAATTCGGGTCTCTGACGCTTTAATCTTCTCTTCTATAGTCATTTTTGTATTTTATATATATTAAAAACGGGCAGTCTGCAAACAGACTGCCCGTTTAAGGCTGCAAACTTACCAGAATTAATTTGATAAAACATGCGCAATCGCACGCAATTCATCTTCGCTGAAAGAGAGCTGGTCAAGGCATTTGATTGAATCTGCAAGCTGTTCTGGTCTGCTTGCCCCTACCAGGACAGAAGTAATCCGTTCATCTCTTAAAATCCAGGATAAAGCCATTTGTGCAAGGCTCTGGCCACGTTTAACCGCCAAAGCATTTAGTTCCTGTAACTGATGAAGACGTT
The sequence above is drawn from the Pedobacter cryoconitis genome and encodes:
- the rpiA gene encoding ribose 5-phosphate isomerase A; the protein is MDKYIKFSPDTNLVQMIDYKLEAAKASLDFIKEGQIIGLGAGSTIVHLVNLISARKEFAESLTFVSSSFKTRSYLLEKGLKVVYSSVLSKLDIYFDGCDQLDSDLNALKSGGGIHTSEKILASMASAFILIGDEGKMVTKLDHTYPLVIEILQEALPVVLGHIQSVYPDSVVKLRMSNQKDGALISDNGNLLADIHFTELPKLSTLNIAIKMIPGVVEHSLFYGMASKAVIAGVQGTRIIIKA
- a CDS encoding acyl-CoA thioesterase, coding for MTIEEKIKASETRIFKAVFPNTTNHYDTLFGGTAMHMMDEVAFITATRFSRQRMVTVSSDRIDFKMPIPAGTIVELVGTVSHIGNTSMKVKVEIYVEQMYCEDREKAVTGEFSFVAIDEHKKPTAIIK
- a CDS encoding Gfo/Idh/MocA family oxidoreductase, which encodes MQKPIKTGILSFGMSGKLFHAPFVAAHPGFDLYAVVERSEKTAQLRFPELKSYDSVDELIADPEIELVIINTPNYTHFEFAQKALRAGKHVLVEKPFTVTVEEAELLFQEAKEHNLHILPYQNRRYDSDFLAAKEIVDSKKLGQIVEAHIRYDRYRYTIGPKVFKETPMPGSGLLYDLGPHLLDMVFALFGEPLSWTKTLGYYRPGTQVDDYAYLHLKYPENLQVFITMSMLVVEQQPAFVINGTKGSYFKHRSDIQETQLLKNMNPDDPLYGIELPGKEGILSTIDAGGQITKTSIPPGKASYLNLFEAVYQTIRANKPYPVQQEQIIRQITILESK
- a CDS encoding aminopeptidase C gives rise to the protein MNKSIFKPLVFASGLLLTSTFGFAQDNLVNSLKNNQSANSTSGFKFTDVINLENTSVKNQGSSGTCWSYSTNSFLESEMIRMGKAPVALSEMFSARNVYVEKGKNYVRMHGAVSLGDGGALHDVINMYRKYGAVPQVNYTGLNYGTKINKLGEMGAITTGILEAVVKNKTLTPNWEKAYTGAIDAYLGQVPEKFDYKGKSYTPQTFAKQVVGLNPDDYVELSSFNDHPFYSKFTLLVQDNWSFDQVYNVKVNEITDIIDNALKNGYSVAWATDVSEKSFSYKNGVAYIPAKPYDEMNEQEKATMFSEPKPEMEITQENRQLAFDNYETTDDHGMHIVGLAKDQNGREYYIVKNSWGVTNDYKGYLYVTKNYVKYKTTAFLLNKGGIPAAIRKNLGI